The sequence below is a genomic window from Culturomica massiliensis.
GCTCCAAGATGTAACCGAAGCATACGGGCAGGAATATAATGCTGCCGCTGTCGGTGAAGTCAATGTTGTGGCTAAAATGAAGGAAACCCATACGGTAATCGGGGGAGAAGGAAACGGAGGGGTTATTTATCCGGAAAGTCATTATGGCCGGGATGCTTTGGTAGGAGTCGGATTATTCCTGTCTCACTATGTGACAAAGGGTAAAAAAATGACGGAATTGAAAAAAGATTATCCGCAGTATTTTATCTCTAAAAATAAGATTACGCTTTCTCCGGAGATTGATGTAGATAAAATCCTGGAGGGCCTGAAAAAGAAGTATGCCAATGAAAAGGTAACGGATATCGATGGCGTGAAAATTGATTTCGAGAGGGGATGGGTACATCTTCGTAAATCGAATACCGAACCGATTATCCGGATTTATTCGGAGGCCAAAGACGAAGCTGCTGCCAATGCGTTGGCAGAGGAAGTGATTGAAACGGCAAAAAGCCTGTATTAATTTACGATTATAAGTAAGTTGTAAGCTACAAGTTCAGAAGGTATCGTTCTGGTTTCGGGTGTAAACGATAAATTTCTTGATAGGTAGCTTACAACTTTTTTGTTTATTAAGTTTGTGATATCTACTATCCTGTATTGTAAATTAAAAATATTCGTCTACTCTACATATAGTACCAATCCCTTTAAATACTCTCCTTCCGGGTGGTAAATGTTTATCGGGTGATCGGCGGGTTGGGTCAGTTGATGGAGGATGCTTACTTTGCGTCCGGTATTGGCGGCGGCAGTGAATACGGTTTGCCGGAATAATTCTTTTGTCATGACCTGTGAGCAGGAGAAGGTAAAGATAATGCCTCCCGGTTTAATGACTTCTATCCCTTTCCGGTTCAGCTTTTTGTATCCCTGGATGGCATTGTTCAATACATTCTGATGTTTGGCAAATGCCGGCGGGTCCAGAATAATCAGGTCGTATTTGTCGTAGGAGTGTTCAAGAAAACGAAATGCTTCTTCGGCAAATGCTTCGTGCCTGGGATCTCCCGGGAAGTTCAATTCTACGTTTTGCCTTGCCAATTCAATAGCTCTGGCAGAGACATCGACAGAATGTACAGAATGTGCGCCTCCCCGCATGGCATAGAAAGAAAATCCACCCGTGTAACAAAACATATTCAGTACGGATTTATCGCGTGCATACTTTTCCAATAGGCTGCGGTTTTCCCGTTGATCGATAAAGAAGCCTGTTTTTTGTCCTTCCAGCCAGTCTACATTAAATTTCAAACCATTTTCCAGAGCAATAAACGATTTTGCCTGACCGTATAAATAACCGTTTTTCGGTTCTATTGCCGCTTTGAAAGGTAATGTCGATTCGGATTTGTCGTATATGGCTGTTATTTGATCGCCTAACACTTCAACAATGGCTTTGGCAATGTTTTCCCGTTCCAGATACATACCGACGGAATGGAACTGGGTGACGGCTACATTGGCATATATGTCTACCACAAGGCCGGGCAGGTTATCGCCTTCTCCGTGAATAAGACGGTATACGTTGTTGGTTTGTGAATCTGTAAGCCCCAGGGAACGACGCTTCCGGTAAGCTTCAGTTATTCTTGTCCTCCAGAAGTTGTGGTCAATAACAGTGTCTTCGAAACTTAGTATACGTACGGCTATGGAACCGATCTGATAATGTCCGATAGCCAGGAACTGACGGTCTGCACTGTATACTTTAACGATATCTCCTTCCTGTAGTGTACCTTCTGTCTTGGCAATTGCTCCGGAGAATATCCAGGGATGGTATCTGAATACAGATTTTTCTTTCCCGCTTTTTAATAGAATCGAATTCATAAACCGTTTTTTATTTGTTTGGCTGACGGCTGCAAAAATAGATAAAAATCGGGAATAACAGAGAAAAAAATCCGGGAGCCTTTTTCAGCACTCCCGGATCAGATTAATTTTCCAGCATTTGTTTTGCCTTTTCTAAGATTGTTGTATCGTCAATTTGAACGATCCCCCCTTCGGGACCTTTTTCGAAATGAATACCGACTGCTTTCCCTTCTTCATAATGATCGCCCCCAAAGTAATTCCGGACGGTTTCAACATCAATGCCTAAGTCATCTGCAATTTTTTGCATGCTTCCTGAGGGCAATTGGTCTTTGATTCTCCTCAATTCGTTGAATGTCATTGTCGTCATATCTCAAAAGTTTTATGGTTATTCGTTGGAATAAATGTATGATTTCTTTTTGAAAAAAGCAAATAAAACGTTTGCATTAATTCTGTTCAGATATTACCCGACCAGTACAAATGATGTTAAATAAATCATTTTTAGCCGCTTAATCAGGAGGTGAATGTATGAATAAAAGCGGATTTTTATGCTCTGTTTTTTTTCGTATCTTTGCCGATGTTAAGTCTGTAGATTTATTCGGGGTTTTTGTAATTTCTTTACTGAAAACATATGGTGTTTGAATATATCTCGGCTATTAGAACGTATTTAATGGAGATCGGAATAAAAGGTTTACGTTCGTAAATTATAAATCTTTGGTTATATGGAATTTAAGGATTTAAAGATAAGCAAGCAGATATTGAATGCATTGGATGAAGCGGGATTTGAAATTCCGACTCCGGTACAGGTGGAAGCGTTTCCGGTAATTCGCTCGGGAAAAGATATGATTGGGATTGCTCAGACCGGTACTGGAAAAACGTTGGCTTATCTGATACCTATCCTGATGAAGTTGCATTATGCACAAGGTAAGTATCCCCGGGCCATTGTTATCGTGCCGACCCGGGAGCTGGTTGTGCAGGTATGTGAGAGTGTAGAATTGTTGACCGCTTATATGGATATCCGTTGTCTGGGAATATACGGGGGAACCAATATACGGACACAGCAGGATGCCGTGTATGAAGGTTGTGATTTGCTGGTGGCGACTCCGGGGCGTTTTATGGATATTTATATGAATGGAATTATCCGGACCACTTCCGTAAAAACGGTCGTAATCGACGAAGCCGACCGGTTAATGGATTTAGGTTTTATACCGCAGTTGAGAAGTATACTGGAGGTGATACCGGAAAAACACCAGACGTTACTTTTTTCCGCTACTTTTTCGGATACGGTGATTGCGTTGGCAGAAGAGTTTATGGTTGCACCTGAAAAAGTGGAGATTGCACCTCAGGCGACGACTGTGGATACTGTTGTACAATACCGTTACGATGTGCCGAACATAATGACTAAAATCAATTTGTTGAAATTATTGTTGGCGGATAAGGAGGTATATACAAGGGTTATGATTTTTACTGAAAGTAAGAAAAACGCCGATCGTATTACTGATAAACTGGCGGATTTTTGGAAAGATGAATTGAGTGTCATTCACTCCAATAAAGCCCAAAATACCCGTTTGAATGCTTTGAAAGCATTCCGGGAAGGAAGGGCCCGCATCATGGTTGCTTCTGATGTGGCGGCCCGCGGATTGGATATTCAGGATGTGTCACATGTTATCAATTTTGATATACCGACCTTGGCGGAAGAATATGTGCATCGTATCGGTCGTACGGCCAGGGCCGGTAAGGAAGGAACGGCTATAAGTCTGGTTGCACCCAGGGAGGAAGATAGATTTACCGATATCGAGCGTTTGATTGGTCAGTCTGTCGAAATGCTTCCTTTGCCTCAGAAATTGGAGATTTCAGATATTTTATTGGAAGAAGAGAAGGTCGTGACTGCCAATATTGTATACCAAAAGAAACCACGTCCTAAAGGAGGCGGGGCATTTCACCAGAAGTCCGCTAAAAACAACAAAGGAAAGAAAAAATGATTTTTGCTAAGTCCGCAGATCACGCTGATTCATTTGTGATTTAGATTTGTGACTGTGGCAGATATTTGTCATTAGGGGGCAATGCAATCTCGACTTTTCTAAACGATCTAAGTGTTTAAATCTGTAATCAGGGGTTGTCTGTGTGTCTAGTCTACAATCGTAAATCAAAAATCGTAAATAATAAAGACTCTGTAAATTAAGCGGATGCCTTTAATCTGCTCCCGGTCTTTCCGAGAACAATCTAAAATCTACAAATTGTCTTCATTGCATTACATCATTTTTAATGATCCGGATGATTTGATCGGCTTTGATATCGGAGGCGATGTATTGCTCCAGGATTTTTTTTGCCAATTCTCCGGCAGGCTTTTCCGGATCGCTGTCTGCGGCAGCCGTATTGATTAAAGTTATGATATTGTTTTTAAAGTCTGTCACGACGTTCCAGGCATTTTCGCTCAGGTACAATTGTTGTGAAAGATTGTATTCATATTCCTGCCGGATTTCGTTTGCCAGAAGCCGGTGGTATTCTCTGCCGGATATATTGGATAGGAGGGTTCTGGGTATCAAAGAATCTGGTTTCATCCTTTCGATGAAAAGAATGATTCTTTCATAGGCCAGTAATTTTAAATTTAAGAGTGTTTGGGTTGTCGACTCTTTAGCCGTTTCAGTTTTAGGGTTGGTATGTACATATTTATTGACGAAAATTTCCAATAAAGAAATACCTTTCCGTAACAAAGGGTACATCATCAAGGCGAGTAATATTAATGGCAATAGTAAATAATCTCCGATAGTCATAGCATATTTTTTTATTGGACAAAGATAATTTTTTAATTGAAAATCGTTTATCCTTCATCCTTTTTTATATCTTTGCAATCGTATGCGTATGATATATACAGAATCACCGATTAACCGGCTTTTTTTGAATATTAAAAAGCGTGATGAGTTTAATTTCTGAAACTCATTTTATCTCATTTTGCCGATACTTACGTAATGTAAATTTTAGATTTATGATTTTGGATTGCACCTACAATCTGTCCTTGTAAAAAAGAAAAATCATAAATCGTGAGTCAAAAATAATGGTTGATTTAAATCGGCATAATTGATCTGAATTTATAATTTACAATCTAAAATTTACAATTTAAATTTAAATATTATGGAATTACCGTTTGCAGAATCATTTCGAATCAAGATGGTAGAGACCATCCGTAAAAGTACACGTGAAGAACGTGAGCAATGGATCAAAGAGGCTAAATACAATCTTTTCAATCTGAAAAGTGATCAGGTATTTATAGACTTACTGACCGATTCGGGTACCGGAGCGATGAGTGACAAGCAATGGTCGGAATTGATGCTAGGGGATGAGAGTTATGCCGGAGCACGTTCTTATTATAAAATGAAGAATGCTATCAAGGAGATTTTGGGTTTTGATTATTTTTTGCCGACGCATCAGGGACGGGCAGCCGAAAATGTATTGTATTCCACGATCATTAAGGAAGGGGATGTTTTACCCGGAAATTCCCATTTTGATACAACCAAAGGACATATTGAGTTTCGTAAAGCGCTTGCGATAGATTGTACGATCGATGAAGCAGCCGATACCCAGTTGGAGATACCGTTTAAAGGCAATATGGATCCGGCTAAACTGGAAGATGTGTTGAAAAAATATCCGAAGGAAAAAATCCCCGCAGTTGTATTGACGGTGACCAATAATACGGCCGGAGGACAGCCTGTATCTATGCAGAATATCCGTGAAGTTTCTGCTTTATGTAAGAAATACGGTGTAAATCTTCAGATCGATTCGGCTCGTTTTGCTGAGAACGCCTATTTTATCAAAACCCGGGAAAAAGGATATGAAAATAAGACGATCAAAGAAATTGTCCGGGAAATGTTTTCATATGCCGATATTATGACAATGTCTTCTAAAAAGGATGCCATTGTAAATATGGGAGGTTTTGTTGCCTTTAAGAATGAGGAATTGTGGAAGAAATGCCAGATGTTCTGTATTATGAACGAAGGTTTTATTACTTATGGGGGGATGTCAGGCCGGGATATGAATGCTTTGGCGCAAGGCTTGGATGAAGGAACTGAGTTTGATTATCTGGAAACCCGGATCAGACAGGTAGAATATCTGGGTGCTAAACTGGACGAATACGGAATACCGTATCAGCGTCCTGCCGGCGGACATGCCATTTTTGTGGATGCTAAAAAGGTATTGACCCATGTTCCTAAAGAGGAGTTTATCGCACAGACCCTGGGAGTTGAATTGTATCTGGAAGCCGGTATCCGCGGGGTTGAGATCGGTTCTATCCTGGCCGACCGCGATCCGGTAACCCGTGAAAACCGTTACCCGCGTTTGGAGTTGTTGCGTTTGGCTATTCCGCGACGTACATATACCAATAATCACATGGATGTGATTGCTGCTGCATTGAAAAATGTGTACGACCGCCGTGAATCCATTAACAGAGGTTATGTGATTACCAAAGAGTTTCCGATTATGCGGCATTTTACCGTGGAATTGGAAAAAGCGAAATAAATGATAAAAGAGGCTGCCGGAGCAGCCTCTTTTGTTTATCCGGTGTTTTAGAATTCGGATAAAAATGTGTTCAGATTGACGTCGGTATTTGTAATATTGAGTTTTTTGCGTAATCGGCTACGCATCACCTCTATACTTTTAACCGTTACTCCGCAGAGGGCTGCAATTTCTTTGGACGACATATTCAGTCGTAGAAAAGCACATAGCTTTAGATCTGCCGGAGAGAGGTCGGGACAATATTCCTGTAATTTTTTGTAAAAATCGAGATAGACCTGGTTGAAATGTACTTTGAATTCATCCCATAAATCGTTTTTCATAACGGATTGTAATTCGATGACAATATTCTTGATTTCGGTAGCTTGCTGTCCTTTCAGGTCTGATTTAAGATGATGCAGGCGACTGATGATGGAATGTATGAGATCGGAGTTGCGGAGTAGAAACATTACATTGCTGGTCAGTTCTTTATTTTTGAATTCCAGGTCTTTTTCGAGGCTCTGCTTTTCCAGACGAATGCGTTTGTTACGGCTGTTGGCTAGAAAATAGAGCAGGGTTATCCCGCCTAATAAAGAAAGTATGATGACTAAAATAAGTTGGTAACGTAGTTCTTTGTTCTGGTTTTTTATCAGGGTTTCGGTTGTTCTTTTGTCAAAGTCATATTGCAGTTTCAGGGCCGTAATCTTAGAGGCAATGGTATCGTTGAACAATTCGTCTTTCAGGTCGAATAGTTTTTTCAGATATACATTGGCTTCCTGATAATCATGTTCCATTTCACAGAGATTGATGTATAACTGATAAGCATGCTGCAACAGGGATTTGGAGTGTATCTCTTTGGCTATTGCAATGGTTTTTTCCGTGTATTTACGGGATTCTTTCGTATCGTTGTCGTTATAGAATAATTGGGCCAGTTTCAAATAATTTTTTCCTAATCCCATTTCATTGTCTATTTTCCGGTTATATCCGATGCTTTTCCGGATACAATCGTGAGCTTTGTTTTTTTCTCCTTTATCGTGGTAATACAAAGCTATATTATTGTAGTATTGGCCCAGATATTCATAATTTAACGTGTCGCACAGAGCGATGGCCTGCTCGATATATTGTATGGCTTTATCCGGTTGTTCCAGCCGGTCGTAGCATAGGCCGATGTTGTTGTAAAAAGCATGTAAATTTTGGTACTGGCAACTGTCGCCCTGGCGTATCAGTTCTTCTGTTTTGTGTAGGGCTTCCATGAAGTAAGTAAGTGCGGATTCCGGTTTATTCAGGCGGAAATAAACCCC
It includes:
- a CDS encoding tetratricopeptide repeat protein, producing MRAIQSIIFSPLFVLFFLFLFSKAISSPSYSDTQKITDSLLVEFQKTKIPDKQIQLLSELAFLTQPHNINLCLKYTEQMLEIIDQSKTLKHTGVYYTNAAIIFLQCDIYDKALEFFLKALNIMEKEKNAVNILSIKNNIGGVYFRLNKPESALTYFMEALHKTEELIRQGDSCQYQNLHAFYNNIGLCYDRLEQPDKAIQYIEQAIALCDTLNYEYLGQYYNNIALYYHDKGEKNKAHDCIRKSIGYNRKIDNEMGLGKNYLKLAQLFYNDNDTKESRKYTEKTIAIAKEIHSKSLLQHAYQLYINLCEMEHDYQEANVYLKKLFDLKDELFNDTIASKITALKLQYDFDKRTTETLIKNQNKELRYQLILVIILSLLGGITLLYFLANSRNKRIRLEKQSLEKDLEFKNKELTSNVMFLLRNSDLIHSIISRLHHLKSDLKGQQATEIKNIVIELQSVMKNDLWDEFKVHFNQVYLDFYKKLQEYCPDLSPADLKLCAFLRLNMSSKEIAALCGVTVKSIEVMRSRLRKKLNITNTDVNLNTFLSEF
- a CDS encoding class I SAM-dependent rRNA methyltransferase, coding for MNSILLKSGKEKSVFRYHPWIFSGAIAKTEGTLQEGDIVKVYSADRQFLAIGHYQIGSIAVRILSFEDTVIDHNFWRTRITEAYRKRRSLGLTDSQTNNVYRLIHGEGDNLPGLVVDIYANVAVTQFHSVGMYLERENIAKAIVEVLGDQITAIYDKSESTLPFKAAIEPKNGYLYGQAKSFIALENGLKFNVDWLEGQKTGFFIDQRENRSLLEKYARDKSVLNMFCYTGGFSFYAMRGGAHSVHSVDVSARAIELARQNVELNFPGDPRHEAFAEEAFRFLEHSYDKYDLIILDPPAFAKHQNVLNNAIQGYKKLNRKGIEVIKPGGIIFTFSCSQVMTKELFRQTVFTAAANTGRKVSILHQLTQPADHPINIYHPEGEYLKGLVLYVE
- a CDS encoding tryptophanase encodes the protein MELPFAESFRIKMVETIRKSTREEREQWIKEAKYNLFNLKSDQVFIDLLTDSGTGAMSDKQWSELMLGDESYAGARSYYKMKNAIKEILGFDYFLPTHQGRAAENVLYSTIIKEGDVLPGNSHFDTTKGHIEFRKALAIDCTIDEAADTQLEIPFKGNMDPAKLEDVLKKYPKEKIPAVVLTVTNNTAGGQPVSMQNIREVSALCKKYGVNLQIDSARFAENAYFIKTREKGYENKTIKEIVREMFSYADIMTMSSKKDAIVNMGGFVAFKNEELWKKCQMFCIMNEGFITYGGMSGRDMNALAQGLDEGTEFDYLETRIRQVEYLGAKLDEYGIPYQRPAGGHAIFVDAKKVLTHVPKEEFIAQTLGVELYLEAGIRGVEIGSILADRDPVTRENRYPRLELLRLAIPRRTYTNNHMDVIAAALKNVYDRRESINRGYVITKEFPIMRHFTVELEKAK
- a CDS encoding DEAD/DEAH box helicase; the protein is MEFKDLKISKQILNALDEAGFEIPTPVQVEAFPVIRSGKDMIGIAQTGTGKTLAYLIPILMKLHYAQGKYPRAIVIVPTRELVVQVCESVELLTAYMDIRCLGIYGGTNIRTQQDAVYEGCDLLVATPGRFMDIYMNGIIRTTSVKTVVIDEADRLMDLGFIPQLRSILEVIPEKHQTLLFSATFSDTVIALAEEFMVAPEKVEIAPQATTVDTVVQYRYDVPNIMTKINLLKLLLADKEVYTRVMIFTESKKNADRITDKLADFWKDELSVIHSNKAQNTRLNALKAFREGRARIMVASDVAARGLDIQDVSHVINFDIPTLAEEYVHRIGRTARAGKEGTAISLVAPREEDRFTDIERLIGQSVEMLPLPQKLEISDILLEEEKVVTANIVYQKKPRPKGGGAFHQKSAKNNKGKKK